A part of Arcobacter sp. F2176 genomic DNA contains:
- a CDS encoding DegT/DnrJ/EryC1/StrS aminotransferase family protein: protein MKEIAFYKSSVGEEELAQLKTVLELKKDSSKVLEFEENMAKFIGAKYAISTCNGTSALHLALSAIKLKRGDKILMSVNSFVNVPEVVRHFDAEPIFIDINIDDMNIDLNKFEKALEENNSKKLRGAIISFVAGQTPDLDRLYAICKKYEIILIEDCTSALGVTYNDETVGSLNADMTVFSTNPSNGKTDVSNSGVIVTNDEELASRAKLLRTHAVTTTYDDYGNLDYIYDVVDIGHKYDLSELDAAFSLAQLKKTNSFIKRRKEIAKIYKERLTGVKHIEIPKQKEEHIFTHYIIKISRNRDAFARELKERGINTGLNYIPLHLLNYYKQKYNIKITTYGSALTSYQQILSIPIYPGLTNEEVNYICDQIIDIASSWI, encoded by the coding sequence ATGAAAGAAATAGCATTTTATAAATCATCGGTTGGTGAAGAAGAACTAGCACAGTTAAAAACAGTTTTGGAACTTAAAAAAGATAGTTCAAAGGTACTTGAATTTGAAGAGAATATGGCTAAATTTATTGGTGCAAAGTATGCTATTTCTACATGTAATGGAACATCTGCTTTGCATCTAGCTCTTAGTGCGATTAAGTTAAAAAGAGGTGACAAAATATTAATGTCTGTAAACTCTTTTGTAAATGTACCTGAAGTTGTAAGACACTTTGATGCAGAGCCTATTTTTATTGATATAAATATAGATGATATGAATATCGATTTAAATAAGTTTGAAAAAGCATTGGAAGAGAATAATTCTAAAAAACTAAGAGGTGCTATTATCTCTTTTGTTGCAGGACAAACTCCTGATTTAGATAGATTATATGCTATATGTAAAAAATATGAAATAATATTAATAGAAGATTGTACTTCAGCTCTTGGAGTTACATACAATGATGAAACAGTTGGTTCTTTAAATGCTGATATGACAGTTTTTTCAACAAATCCATCAAATGGTAAAACAGATGTAAGTAATAGTGGAGTTATTGTTACAAATGACGAAGAATTAGCATCTCGTGCTAAATTACTTAGAACTCATGCTGTTACAACTACATATGATGATTATGGAAATTTAGATTATATCTATGATGTTGTTGATATTGGACATAAATATGACCTAAGTGAATTAGATGCAGCATTTTCTTTGGCGCAACTAAAAAAAACAAATAGTTTTATAAAAAGAAGAAAAGAAATTGCAAAAATCTATAAAGAGAGACTTACAGGTGTAAAACATATAGAGATACCTAAACAAAAAGAAGAACATATCTTTACTCACTATATCATTAAAATCTCAAGAAATAGAGATGCTTTTGCTAGAGAGTTAAAAGAGAGAGGTATTAATACTGGATTAAATTATATTCCTTTACATCTATTAAATTATTATAAACAAAAATATAATATTAAAATTACTACTTATGGAAGTGCTTTAACATCTTATCAACAAATTTTATCTATTCCTATTTATCCAGGACTTACAAATGAAGAGGTAAATTATATCTGTGATCAAATCATTGATATTGCTTCTTCTTGGATTTAA
- a CDS encoding tetraacyldisaccharide 4'-kinase, with protein sequence MLKQKFNIWIEEYLFFPTPFQKIISFLLIPFTLIYMIIIAFKRMSSSRKLDFGISIISIGNIVVGGSGKTPITIALAKDKEDVAVILRGYGRKSQGLYVISQNGKILEDVSVSGDEAMLLANSLTKASVIVSEDRVKAILKAKELGCKLVFLDDGFSKYHINKFDILLRPYKEPENIFCLPSGGYREPKMMYATANMVLKEGVDFKRVVKFKKEDKLLEELPSKIVILTAISKAKRLLDFVPTTCELVSFPDHYNFTKLDIEVVEKSYKDFTILTTAKDFVKLEKFHIKNLVLMDLEIEFKNEIDFSTLENYINYKEQR encoded by the coding sequence TTGTTAAAACAAAAATTTAATATTTGGATAGAAGAGTATCTCTTCTTTCCAACACCTTTTCAAAAAATCATCTCTTTTTTACTTATTCCATTTACTTTAATTTATATGATAATTATAGCTTTTAAGCGTATGTCATCTTCTCGAAAATTAGATTTTGGTATATCAATTATTTCAATTGGAAATATAGTAGTAGGTGGAAGTGGAAAAACTCCCATAACAATTGCCCTTGCAAAAGATAAAGAAGATGTAGCAGTTATATTAAGAGGCTATGGAAGAAAATCCCAAGGACTTTATGTAATAAGTCAGAATGGAAAAATTTTAGAAGATGTAAGTGTAAGTGGCGATGAAGCTATGCTTTTAGCAAATTCTTTAACAAAGGCTTCAGTAATAGTTAGTGAAGATAGAGTAAAAGCTATTTTAAAAGCAAAAGAGCTTGGATGTAAATTAGTTTTTTTAGATGATGGTTTTTCAAAATATCATATAAATAAATTTGATATATTATTAAGACCTTATAAAGAGCCTGAAAATATATTTTGTCTGCCAAGTGGTGGTTATAGAGAACCTAAAATGATGTATGCAACTGCTAATATGGTTTTAAAAGAGGGTGTTGATTTTAAAAGAGTTGTAAAATTTAAAAAAGAAGATAAGTTATTAGAAGAACTACCTTCCAAAATAGTTATTTTAACAGCAATTTCAAAGGCAAAAAGACTTTTAGACTTTGTTCCAACTACTTGTGAATTAGTCTCTTTCCCTGACCATTACAATTTCACAAAACTAGATATTGAGGTAGTTGAAAAGTCTTATAAAGATTTTACTATTTTAACTACTGCAAAAGACTTTGTTAAATTAGAAAAATTTCATATTAAAAATTTAGTTTTGATGGATTTAGAAATAGAATTTAAAAATGAGATTGATTTTTCTACTTTAGAAAACTATATAAACTATAAAGAACAACGATGA
- a CDS encoding NAD+ synthase has product MEWNNIKEQLIVFLKDEVKKAGLQRVTVGLSGGLDSAIVAILSKEAFGKNMSCVLMPSHYSSEGSVSHALEVCKKFDIAYEIVEIAPMVEAHEKFMDGDKLRIGNFSARMRMSVLYDVSARDKSLVVGTSNKSEILLGYGTIFGDVACAINPIGEMYKSDEYEFGKFLGVPESILGKRPSADLWEGQSDEDELGYSYKQMDEVLKKLVDEEISADELINNGVDKELIDMIIYRMKANAFKGKLPTIAKIKWS; this is encoded by the coding sequence ATGGAATGGAATAATATAAAAGAACAATTAATAGTATTTCTAAAAGACGAAGTCAAAAAAGCTGGTCTACAAAGAGTTACTGTAGGATTATCTGGTGGTTTAGATTCTGCAATAGTAGCTATTTTATCTAAAGAAGCATTTGGAAAAAATATGAGTTGTGTACTTATGCCCTCTCATTATTCAAGTGAAGGAAGTGTAAGCCATGCTTTAGAAGTATGCAAAAAGTTTGACATAGCTTATGAAATAGTTGAAATTGCTCCTATGGTTGAAGCCCATGAAAAATTTATGGATGGTGATAAACTAAGAATTGGTAACTTTAGTGCAAGAATGAGAATGTCAGTTTTATATGATGTAAGTGCTAGAGATAAATCTTTAGTTGTTGGTACTTCAAACAAAAGTGAAATTCTTTTAGGGTATGGAACTATATTTGGAGATGTAGCTTGTGCTATTAATCCAATAGGGGAGATGTATAAAAGTGATGAATACGAATTTGGTAAATTTTTAGGAGTTCCTGAATCTATCTTAGGAAAAAGACCAAGTGCTGATTTATGGGAAGGTCAAAGTGATGAAGATGAACTAGGATACTCTTATAAACAGATGGATGAAGTACTTAAAAAATTAGTTGATGAGGAAATCTCAGCTGATGAGTTAATAAACAATGGTGTTGATAAAGAACTTATTGACATGATTATTTATAGAATGAAAGCTAACGCATTCAAAGGTAAGCTTCCAACAATAGCAAAAATTAAATGGAGTTAA